Proteins encoded together in one Marispirochaeta sp. window:
- a CDS encoding winged helix-turn-helix domain-containing protein: MDWQVSTELSKKILIPPSRSGTRQRLLINLAPADEELRLRLSLFVRENQGVSFCCSDEPLIHSKIDLYLIPLRCLYWLSSIPRLSGRPVFIHGPAYGLAGSFIAGCSDYLKDPWDERELLARAKRFTEALSVSYPWGSLLLRNNECLGPGGSTVLSPTEETILRTLIRNRQKRVEKELLSHLVWGFHREKSRAVDMHIAKLRRKMKSALPAEVRTVILTCRPGGYMLR; encoded by the coding sequence ATGGATTGGCAGGTAAGCACAGAATTATCCAAAAAGATCCTCATTCCTCCGTCGCGCAGTGGAACCAGGCAGAGGCTGCTTATCAACCTGGCCCCTGCCGATGAAGAGCTGCGACTTCGGCTCAGTCTGTTCGTCCGTGAGAATCAGGGTGTTTCTTTCTGCTGCAGCGATGAACCGCTGATTCACTCAAAGATCGATCTGTACCTGATTCCCCTGCGCTGCCTTTATTGGCTATCCTCGATTCCCCGCCTGTCCGGCAGACCTGTTTTTATCCATGGCCCGGCTTATGGACTTGCAGGCAGCTTTATTGCAGGATGCAGCGACTATCTTAAGGATCCCTGGGATGAGAGAGAACTCCTGGCAAGGGCCAAACGCTTTACCGAGGCTTTGTCCGTAAGCTATCCCTGGGGAAGCCTGCTGCTGCGAAACAACGAGTGCCTGGGGCCCGGCGGCAGTACGGTGTTGAGCCCCACCGAGGAGACCATACTCAGGACCCTGATACGGAATCGGCAAAAGCGGGTGGAAAAAGAGCTTCTGTCCCATCTTGTATGGGGTTTTCACCGGGAAAAATCCCGGGCAGTGGACATGCATATCGCAAAATTGCGGAGAAAGATGAAATCCGCGCTTCCGGCGGAGGTCCGTACCGTCATTTTAACCTGTCGGCCCGGAGGATACATGCTGCGCTGA
- the murA gene encoding UDP-N-acetylglucosamine 1-carboxyvinyltransferase gives MYSYKIEGNIPLKGSIKASGNKNAALPCLAASLLTDQPVVLRNIPDIEDVSVMLKILTNLGAKVEQRGNGAVAICCAETPRSEVPADQARDIRASILFAGALLARTGKVLLPPPGGDVIGRRRLDTHFMAFSELGARVEVDGIFKLTANKLVGVDLFLDEASVTATENALMASVMAEGTTHIQNAASEPHVQDLCNLLNAMGAKISGIGSNILTIHGVKKLMGADFSIGADFMEVGSFIGLAAVTRGEIEIQNANPEHLRMTKIAFNKLGIHWETDGSTIRVPSGQNMRVMPDMGGMIPHIDDAPWPGFPADLTSIITVVATQVEGTVLVHEKMFESRLFFVDKLIGMGAMIVLCDPHRAVVTGPSRLRGADLISPDVRAGMAMVLAALCAEGVSMIHNVYQIERGYENLCDRLANLGARIERHINT, from the coding sequence ATGTACAGCTATAAAATAGAAGGCAATATCCCTTTAAAAGGTTCCATAAAAGCCAGCGGCAACAAGAATGCTGCTTTACCCTGTCTGGCTGCCAGCCTGCTCACCGATCAGCCGGTTGTCCTGCGCAACATACCCGATATAGAAGATGTGTCGGTTATGCTTAAAATACTTACGAACCTGGGAGCAAAGGTGGAACAGCGGGGAAACGGGGCTGTTGCAATCTGCTGTGCTGAAACCCCCAGGTCTGAAGTTCCTGCCGATCAGGCCCGGGACATTCGGGCTTCGATCCTCTTTGCAGGGGCCCTTCTGGCGCGGACGGGTAAGGTACTGCTGCCGCCGCCGGGGGGAGATGTTATCGGCCGCAGACGCCTGGACACCCATTTCATGGCCTTTTCAGAGCTTGGAGCGCGGGTAGAGGTGGACGGCATTTTTAAACTGACCGCCAACAAGCTGGTGGGGGTCGATCTTTTCCTGGACGAGGCCTCTGTTACAGCAACGGAGAATGCTCTGATGGCATCGGTCATGGCGGAGGGGACAACGCATATTCAGAATGCCGCCAGCGAACCCCACGTTCAGGATTTGTGTAATCTGCTCAACGCCATGGGCGCGAAAATCAGTGGTATCGGTTCAAATATTCTGACAATCCACGGGGTAAAAAAACTCATGGGCGCCGATTTCTCCATTGGGGCAGATTTCATGGAGGTCGGGAGCTTCATTGGCTTGGCGGCGGTTACCCGCGGCGAGATCGAGATACAGAATGCAAACCCGGAACATCTGCGCATGACCAAAATCGCCTTTAATAAGCTCGGTATTCACTGGGAGACCGATGGCAGCACCATACGGGTTCCGTCAGGCCAGAATATGCGAGTTATGCCCGACATGGGAGGCATGATTCCTCATATTGATGACGCCCCCTGGCCCGGGTTTCCTGCGGACCTTACCAGTATCATTACAGTTGTGGCCACCCAGGTTGAGGGTACGGTACTGGTGCATGAAAAGATGTTCGAATCAAGGCTCTTTTTTGTGGATAAACTGATAGGTATGGGGGCCATGATTGTTCTGTGTGATCCCCATCGGGCGGTGGTGACGGGCCCGTCGCGGCTGCGGGGTGCTGATCTGATTTCCCCCGATGTACGGGCCGGTATGGCAATGGTTCTTGCGGCTCTCTGCGCCGAAGGAGTGAGCATGATTCATAACGTGTACCAGATAGAGCGGGGATACGAAAACCTCTGCGACCGCCTGGCAAACCTTGGCGCCAGGATTGAGCGTCATATCAATACGTAA
- a CDS encoding anti-sigma factor antagonist (This anti-anti-sigma factor, or anti-sigma factor antagonist, belongs to a family that includes characterized members SpoIIAA, RsbV, RsfA, and RsfB.), with translation MSNNDIVAGFDDEKDDSLKIRLQKVDSVDGCLVLYLTGYIDTYNSNFFQKRVTRAVESGFTKLIFNCGGLNYVSSTGIGSFTAFLKAVKPRGGDLVLLEIQPKVYEVFQLLGFSQFFNIKDNLNEAVDFFNSDGKSGSTDVFPKIFQCPICGKKLKATKSGRFRCSECKTILAIDNSGQVFLG, from the coding sequence ATGAGCAATAACGACATTGTAGCTGGTTTTGACGACGAAAAGGACGACAGCCTCAAGATCCGACTGCAGAAAGTTGATTCCGTGGATGGATGTCTCGTTCTGTATTTGACGGGGTACATCGACACCTATAATTCCAACTTCTTTCAAAAGAGGGTAACCCGGGCCGTCGAAAGCGGTTTTACCAAGCTTATTTTTAACTGCGGTGGTCTCAACTATGTATCCAGTACCGGAATCGGATCATTTACCGCCTTCCTGAAGGCTGTTAAACCCCGGGGAGGGGACCTGGTGCTCCTGGAAATCCAGCCCAAGGTATACGAGGTTTTTCAGCTCCTCGGATTCTCCCAGTTTTTTAACATCAAGGACAATCTGAACGAGGCAGTCGATTTTTTCAATTCCGACGGAAAAAGCGGTTCAACCGATGTGTTTCCGAAAATTTTTCAGTGCCCGATCTGCGGGAAAAAACTCAAGGCAACCAAATCCGGACGATTCCGCTGTTCCGAGTGTAAAACCATTCTGGCAATTGACAATTCCGGACAGGTGTTTCTGGGATAA
- a CDS encoding HD domain-containing protein, whose protein sequence is MDSYKNLPAGVFLSSLSALELYYGKELSEPVSICLRGSLADIAREFDDVDFPGIDGCDAVARFDGAVCLIRCVDEDEPFPRMPFSVQNLCYDPRRRVFLDPLNIYYDIRRGEPRLLDEVCCDEQTVIEGALLYSRFKYPRSRFYKGLEYNWEHISVYEQRLLLTRILKGKYAHRGLDILMQTGFIGTHWPELAIMDTTEHAKEYHPEGNAWEHTLETFRYRKAADLALSLGLLLHDAGKPTAKRNEGNTFDRHAQIGSGIARRFMARLGFEQEVRDEVVFLVREHMLPAFIPRLPTYRIERSMSSPWFPKLLELFRCDLSSTFRGPEKYYEACTTYRIYLKHRKNPFRTAEGKKQLRLYVE, encoded by the coding sequence GTGGACTCTTATAAAAACCTGCCCGCCGGCGTGTTCCTCTCTTCTTTAAGCGCACTGGAACTGTATTACGGAAAGGAACTTTCCGAACCAGTCAGTATTTGTCTGCGGGGCAGCCTTGCGGATATTGCCCGGGAATTTGATGATGTAGATTTTCCCGGAATAGATGGTTGTGATGCTGTTGCCCGCTTTGACGGTGCTGTCTGCCTTATTCGCTGTGTCGATGAAGATGAACCATTCCCCAGGATGCCCTTCTCGGTTCAGAACCTCTGCTACGATCCCCGGCGCAGGGTTTTTCTTGATCCCCTGAATATCTATTATGACATACGCCGCGGCGAACCTCGTCTGCTGGACGAAGTCTGCTGTGATGAACAGACCGTAATCGAAGGTGCTCTGCTTTACTCCCGGTTCAAATATCCCAGGAGCAGGTTCTATAAAGGCCTGGAGTACAACTGGGAGCATATCTCTGTTTACGAACAGCGGCTGCTTTTAACCCGGATCTTAAAAGGCAAATACGCCCATCGGGGGCTGGATATCCTGATGCAGACCGGTTTTATCGGGACCCACTGGCCGGAGCTGGCAATCATGGACACCACCGAACATGCAAAGGAATACCACCCGGAAGGGAATGCCTGGGAACACACTCTGGAGACTTTTCGGTACCGGAAGGCCGCGGACCTCGCGCTCTCGTTGGGATTGTTGCTTCACGACGCCGGCAAACCGACTGCAAAGCGGAATGAAGGTAACACCTTTGACCGGCACGCACAAATAGGTTCAGGGATCGCGCGGCGGTTTATGGCGCGACTTGGGTTTGAGCAGGAAGTACGGGATGAGGTGGTCTTTCTGGTGCGGGAACACATGCTCCCCGCCTTTATTCCCCGGCTTCCCACCTACCGTATAGAAAGAAGCATGTCCTCCCCCTGGTTTCCGAAACTACTGGAACTCTTCCGCTGCGATCTCTCCTCCACCTTTCGCGGGCCGGAAAAATATTATGAAGCCTGTACTACCTATCGCATTTACCTTAAGCACCGCAAAAATCCCTTCAGAACCGCCGAAGGTAAAAAGCAGCTGAGACTTTATGTTGAATAA
- a CDS encoding DUF2892 domain-containing protein: protein MQKNMGIVDRVIRLALAVIIGILYFSNQISGTAALILGIIAIVFLLTSIVSFCPLYNLLKINTIGKSTGKKGE, encoded by the coding sequence ATGCAGAAGAACATGGGTATCGTGGACCGGGTTATACGTCTTGCTCTCGCCGTAATCATCGGCATTCTCTATTTTTCCAATCAGATCAGCGGGACTGCTGCGCTTATTCTGGGAATAATAGCTATTGTTTTTCTTCTTACCAGCATTGTTTCCTTTTGTCCTTTGTATAACCTGCTGAAGATCAATACAATTGGCAAATCTACTGGAAAAAAAGGCGAATAA
- a CDS encoding DnaJ domain-containing protein, whose translation MIQLKHLILLPILAATLLFIISGSILFGLIFALILGLMYADFLRRGLSSAKEEQEEQRIPPELQHISARDEDYLILGLNPEASLAEVRKVYKNLAAQFHPDTGKYLSDEQRRTSEEAFLRIREAHDRIMHSRTADQKKITY comes from the coding sequence ATGATTCAGCTTAAGCACCTGATTCTTCTTCCTATTCTGGCAGCCACCCTGCTTTTTATTATCTCGGGGTCAATCCTCTTCGGCCTGATATTCGCCCTGATTCTGGGTCTTATGTACGCCGATTTCCTGCGACGGGGACTGTCCTCGGCCAAAGAAGAACAGGAAGAGCAGCGAATTCCGCCGGAACTGCAGCATATTTCTGCACGAGACGAGGATTACCTGATTCTGGGGCTCAATCCTGAGGCGAGCCTTGCAGAAGTACGCAAGGTGTACAAAAACCTGGCCGCCCAGTTCCATCCTGATACTGGAAAATATTTGAGTGATGAACAGCGCAGAACCTCGGAAGAAGCCTTTCTGCGAATACGGGAAGCCCACGACAGAATCATGCACTCCCGTACCGCAGACCAGAAAAAGATTACGTATTGA
- the thrC gene encoding threonine synthase, with amino-acid sequence MALAFASTRSPEQKISFKEAVFRGLAPDGGLYHPDAVPDLRELFQTFSPDTGFIEIAGNTLQALLPSEFSTEEARAICQRAFPFSPILRKMDEDLSILELFHGPSCAFKDFGASFLAAVMDSILAGKDQRAVILTATSGDTGSAVARAFYGSSNIDVVILYPSGRVSPLQEKQLTTLGGNISALEVKGSFDDCQRMVKDAFVDRELIDRILLSSANSINLGRLLPQSFYYIWAAAQVSQDERPLLFCVPSGNFGNLTAGVLAWSWGLEVERFIAATNANDVVPEYLESGVFTPRPSVQTYSNAMDVGDPSNFERLLAIFGGDWEEMSAVITGDTVTDQETLRTIAEVEKKSGVFLCPHTAVGYLASRRFLEAYQGSGKPQIISLGTAAPGKFTEIVEEASGKKPPLPEQLAGVMELEKKSVMMENSLGALKEFLLGRFG; translated from the coding sequence ATGGCCCTTGCCTTTGCGAGCACCCGTTCGCCGGAACAGAAAATCAGTTTTAAAGAGGCCGTTTTCCGCGGACTTGCCCCTGACGGAGGGCTGTACCATCCAGACGCAGTACCGGATTTACGGGAGCTTTTTCAGACCTTTTCTCCCGACACCGGCTTTATCGAAATAGCAGGGAACACCCTTCAGGCCCTGCTGCCCAGTGAGTTCAGTACGGAGGAGGCCAGGGCAATCTGCCAACGGGCCTTTCCTTTTTCGCCAATCCTGCGGAAGATGGATGAAGATCTTTCCATTCTTGAGCTTTTTCACGGACCATCCTGCGCCTTCAAGGATTTCGGAGCCAGTTTTCTTGCGGCTGTAATGGATTCAATCCTCGCTGGAAAGGATCAGCGGGCTGTGATTCTTACAGCAACTTCGGGAGATACCGGCAGCGCCGTGGCGCGCGCTTTTTACGGATCCTCCAATATCGACGTTGTTATTCTCTACCCTTCCGGCCGCGTAAGCCCCCTGCAGGAGAAGCAGCTGACCACCCTGGGCGGTAACATCAGCGCCCTGGAGGTTAAAGGTTCTTTTGACGACTGTCAGCGCATGGTAAAAGATGCCTTTGTAGACCGGGAGCTGATCGACAGGATCCTTCTTAGTTCCGCGAATTCCATCAATCTGGGCAGGCTTCTTCCTCAGTCCTTTTACTACATCTGGGCCGCAGCGCAGGTATCTCAAGATGAACGACCCCTCCTTTTCTGTGTACCCTCGGGGAATTTCGGCAACCTGACCGCGGGCGTTCTGGCATGGAGCTGGGGTCTGGAAGTGGAGCGCTTTATCGCCGCCACCAATGCGAACGACGTGGTTCCTGAGTACCTTGAATCCGGTGTTTTTACCCCCCGGCCATCGGTACAGACCTATTCCAACGCTATGGATGTGGGGGATCCCAGCAACTTTGAGCGCCTTTTGGCAATATTCGGAGGAGACTGGGAGGAGATGAGCGCTGTAATAACCGGGGATACCGTCACCGACCAGGAGACTCTTAGGACCATCGCCGAGGTGGAAAAGAAGAGCGGAGTATTCCTCTGCCCCCATACCGCGGTTGGCTATCTTGCATCAAGGAGATTTCTGGAGGCTTACCAGGGAAGCGGTAAACCGCAGATAATCAGCCTGGGAACTGCCGCTCCTGGAAAATTCACCGAGATTGTGGAAGAAGCCAGCGGGAAAAAACCGCCGCTGCCGGAACAACTGGCCGGGGTCATGGAGCTTGAGAAGAAATCGGTGATGATGGAGAATAGTCTGGGTGCGCTGAAGGAGTTTTTGCTGGGAAGATTCGGGTAG
- a CDS encoding sigma-54 dependent transcriptional regulator has product MIITENSLTSSLIEAMLPPFSCVAVCGSIGDCESPEPIDAVIIDLGINGWKEALKTIRRKAFSPAIIAMAPRSEVNSIVLAFKEGAYDWLPDPPRHETVTRLCTDLLCRSEESFCCAESTVFNDFLGESSSIKRVKQMMEKYAAADQPILLSGESGTGKGVAAEIIHKLSPRRKGPFCFRNCGAIPPTLIESELFGTKTGSYTGAIDRPGGLVQSDGGSFFLDEIGELPLDYQAKLLRVIEEGIFHPLGSNKPVTVDTRFIAASNRDLDDMVAEKRFREDLFYRLNILPITIPPLRERKEDIPLLASHFLRKKEKKLDHRAMDRLLDYDWPGNIRQLSACLTRAALITESDLIRGEDLLFR; this is encoded by the coding sequence TTGATTATTACTGAAAATTCACTTACCTCCTCGCTGATAGAGGCCATGCTTCCGCCATTCTCTTGTGTAGCCGTGTGCGGATCCATTGGGGATTGCGAAAGCCCGGAGCCCATTGATGCGGTCATCATCGATCTCGGCATCAATGGATGGAAGGAAGCCCTGAAGACGATTCGCAGAAAAGCCTTTTCTCCTGCCATAATCGCCATGGCCCCCCGCTCGGAGGTTAACTCAATAGTCCTGGCCTTTAAGGAAGGAGCCTACGACTGGCTTCCAGATCCTCCCCGGCACGAAACAGTGACCAGACTGTGTACTGATCTTCTATGCCGGAGCGAAGAATCTTTCTGCTGCGCAGAAAGCACGGTTTTTAACGATTTTCTCGGAGAAAGCTCCTCAATTAAGCGGGTAAAACAGATGATGGAAAAGTATGCCGCCGCTGACCAGCCGATTCTGCTCAGCGGTGAAAGCGGTACGGGTAAAGGAGTAGCCGCAGAGATTATTCATAAGCTTTCTCCCCGACGAAAAGGACCTTTCTGTTTCCGTAATTGCGGCGCCATTCCGCCGACCCTGATCGAGTCTGAGCTCTTCGGGACAAAGACAGGATCCTATACCGGGGCGATTGACCGGCCCGGCGGACTGGTGCAGAGCGACGGCGGAAGTTTTTTTCTGGATGAAATCGGTGAACTGCCCCTGGATTATCAGGCAAAGCTGCTGCGAGTCATAGAAGAAGGGATTTTTCACCCTCTGGGATCGAACAAACCGGTTACTGTGGACACCCGATTCATCGCTGCCTCCAACAGAGACCTTGACGATATGGTCGCGGAAAAACGCTTTCGGGAGGATCTGTTCTACAGGCTTAACATTCTGCCCATTACTATTCCTCCATTACGGGAACGGAAGGAGGATATCCCGCTTCTGGCATCACATTTTCTACGCAAAAAAGAAAAGAAACTTGACCATCGGGCGATGGACCGCTTACTGGACTATGACTGGCCGGGAAATATCCGGCAGCTCAGCGCCTGTCTGACCAGAGCTGCCTTGATAACAGAGTCCGACCTGATACGGGGAGAAGACCTGCTGTTCCGCTGA
- a CDS encoding RsmE family RNA methyltransferase has product MRQFVLPSSWRGENSLVLTGREHHYLSRVLRLSPGAGFPAVDSNGLRYTCRIRTMDTAATSVTVTPTVEEKKESEIQLTLLLGIPKGKKMDQVIRQATECGVHRLIPFLSEHCTVQLDTEDFKRKQERWQKIAREALQQSGTRVSPDILLPIRHPELEEATRDLDKVFFFHEKALDGPNLHELLHTGPRKIGLLIGPEGGFSNQELELFFSLQYYSVYLGDSVLRAETAALYAVAAVQTILRESRRWQLQSPEHGA; this is encoded by the coding sequence ATGCGTCAATTTGTTCTGCCCTCATCCTGGAGAGGAGAGAATTCCCTGGTTCTGACCGGAAGAGAGCACCATTATTTGAGCAGGGTACTGAGGCTCAGCCCCGGGGCCGGCTTTCCCGCGGTAGACAGCAATGGCCTGCGGTACACCTGCCGTATACGTACCATGGATACCGCAGCGACCTCTGTAACTGTGACCCCTACAGTGGAAGAAAAAAAAGAAAGTGAAATCCAGCTGACCCTTCTGTTGGGTATCCCCAAAGGGAAAAAGATGGACCAGGTAATCCGGCAGGCAACAGAGTGCGGAGTACACAGACTCATACCCTTTTTAAGCGAGCATTGTACTGTACAGCTTGACACTGAAGATTTCAAACGTAAACAGGAACGCTGGCAAAAGATCGCAAGGGAGGCCCTGCAGCAGAGCGGGACCCGTGTATCCCCGGATATACTGCTCCCCATCCGCCATCCGGAGCTGGAAGAAGCAACCCGGGACCTGGACAAAGTATTCTTTTTTCATGAAAAAGCCCTGGATGGCCCCAACCTCCACGAACTGCTGCATACAGGCCCCCGGAAGATCGGACTTTTAATAGGCCCGGAAGGAGGTTTTTCTAATCAGGAACTGGAACTTTTCTTTTCCTTGCAGTATTATTCGGTCTACTTGGGAGACAGCGTACTCCGGGCCGAGACTGCGGCTCTCTACGCTGTCGCAGCAGTACAAACTATTCTGCGGGAGTCACGGAGATGGCAGTTACAGTCGCCGGAGCACGGCGCATAG
- a CDS encoding FxsA family protein, protein MTTERPFLGLFDRASIYRLFLIVLAVSLVFIAEISLYARVFSLFSLDLVLAVTAGTGFLAFFWLAIIVRGLLKRILKDIQAGIFPEQLIVRLLGVIAGGMLLLLPGFISDILGLVILVSFLKRVAGRILLAIYGERIKGAYEYLKLS, encoded by the coding sequence ATGACCACCGAACGTCCGTTTCTTGGACTTTTTGACCGTGCCTCGATCTATCGTCTTTTTCTGATTGTTCTCGCGGTTTCCCTGGTTTTTATTGCAGAGATAAGCCTGTATGCCCGGGTCTTTTCTCTCTTCTCTCTCGACCTGGTACTGGCAGTCACTGCCGGGACAGGCTTTCTGGCATTTTTCTGGCTTGCAATAATCGTACGGGGACTTCTGAAGCGTATTCTCAAGGATATTCAAGCCGGGATTTTCCCGGAGCAGCTTATTGTGCGCCTGCTGGGAGTTATTGCCGGAGGGATGCTCCTGCTGCTGCCGGGGTTTATCAGCGATATTCTTGGGCTTGTTATTCTGGTGAGTTTCCTGAAGCGGGTTGCCGGCAGGATCCTGCTGGCAATATACGGCGAACGGATTAAAGGCGCCTACGAGTATCTTAAGCTTTCCTGA
- a CDS encoding aspartate kinase, translating to MKVMKFGGSSVKDAEKIQHVIDIARRAASSEPVVLVFSAMKGITDMLIDAATSAEKGDPAYRRLVEEIRSRQKEAIAALFSRKESESTAKEIDTLLDELSDILHGVELVRECSARTLDMVMSFGERINCRLIAEYLSVSGTPAQFVDARSMIVTDSSHGSAKVDFEATYPLIRQTLSGMEGIPVVTGFIARTEKGVTTTLGRNGSDYTASLIGAALDADRVEIWTDVDGVLSADPRLVQSAFVLPEISIEDAMELSYFGAEVIHPYTMIPAVDRNIAIYIKNTLNPAAPGTRIAAEAQGGSAPITGIASIENVSLINIEGGGMLGHPGVASRVFSALADASVNIIMISQASSEHSICMVCREKEASRAVAALKTELADELRYRMIQNIELVKELEIIAVVGENMRGTPGISGRLFSALGQAGINVLAIAQGSSERNISFVIHRDDRASALNVVHKAFLEDAE from the coding sequence ATGAAGGTCATGAAATTCGGCGGAAGTTCCGTAAAGGACGCGGAAAAGATACAGCATGTTATCGATATAGCCCGAAGGGCTGCCTCTTCGGAGCCAGTCGTACTGGTTTTCTCTGCCATGAAAGGTATTACCGATATGCTGATCGATGCAGCAACATCAGCGGAAAAGGGAGATCCCGCCTACCGCCGGCTGGTTGAGGAGATTCGGAGCAGGCAGAAAGAGGCAATTGCCGCACTTTTCAGCCGGAAAGAATCGGAAAGCACTGCAAAAGAGATAGATACACTCCTGGATGAGCTTTCCGATATCCTCCACGGTGTGGAGCTGGTACGGGAGTGTTCCGCCAGGACCCTGGATATGGTAATGAGCTTTGGAGAACGGATAAACTGCAGACTGATTGCCGAGTACCTCAGTGTCAGCGGAACCCCGGCACAGTTTGTTGACGCCCGCAGCATGATTGTCACCGATTCCAGTCACGGCAGTGCCAAGGTCGATTTTGAAGCTACATACCCGTTGATACGGCAGACCCTCTCCGGCATGGAGGGCATTCCCGTGGTCACCGGATTTATAGCCCGCACCGAAAAAGGAGTCACCACCACCCTTGGACGAAACGGATCCGACTATACCGCATCCCTGATTGGCGCCGCACTGGATGCCGACAGGGTGGAGATCTGGACCGATGTCGACGGGGTCCTCTCCGCTGATCCCCGTCTTGTACAATCGGCTTTTGTTCTTCCGGAGATATCAATAGAGGACGCCATGGAACTCTCCTACTTCGGAGCCGAGGTGATTCATCCCTACACCATGATCCCCGCGGTGGACCGGAACATCGCCATCTACATCAAGAACACCCTGAACCCTGCAGCCCCCGGAACCAGAATTGCGGCTGAAGCTCAGGGAGGATCCGCTCCCATAACCGGTATCGCCTCCATAGAAAACGTCTCCCTGATTAACATTGAAGGCGGCGGAATGCTGGGACATCCCGGGGTTGCCTCCCGGGTTTTCAGCGCTCTGGCGGATGCCAGTGTCAACATAATCATGATCTCCCAGGCATCCTCTGAGCACAGCATCTGTATGGTGTGCAGGGAAAAAGAGGCCTCCCGGGCTGTTGCAGCGCTGAAAACCGAACTGGCCGACGAGCTGCGCTACAGGATGATCCAGAACATTGAGCTGGTTAAGGAGCTGGAGATAATCGCTGTAGTAGGAGAGAATATGCGGGGGACACCCGGAATTTCCGGCAGACTCTTCAGCGCGCTGGGGCAGGCAGGCATCAATGTGCTGGCAATCGCCCAGGGCTCTTCTGAGCGGAACATCAGTTTCGTAATTCACCGTGATGACCGCGCATCTGCCCTCAATGTTGTTCACAAGGCTTTTTTGGAGGATGCAGAGTAA
- a CDS encoding WecB/TagA/CpsF family glycosyltransferase: MAVTVAGARRIDFLSVPVHDLPEENLDSAVREMLERGGKHQIVLVETWDLIRARHNQEYARILNNASLVIPVTRGIGRVCRFLKRPVPATYMPFDFIIKLLGCLERYGKSVYLLGSTHANIQVSTSNLRTSFPGINIVGRCSGYYKRPVEENILLAIRKASPSLLLVGRGVKNREKWLLENRSRLSDGMYIYCGDCFDIFAGKKKRIPRDSWEKGRYLLPLLIKRPWRTLRIFGYLLFSLAMLSARIRKA, encoded by the coding sequence ATGGCAGTTACAGTCGCCGGAGCACGGCGCATAGATTTCCTTTCGGTGCCGGTGCATGATCTGCCGGAGGAGAACCTCGACAGCGCGGTCCGGGAAATGCTGGAACGGGGGGGAAAACACCAGATTGTGCTGGTAGAAACCTGGGACCTTATCCGGGCCCGGCATAATCAGGAATATGCCCGGATTCTAAACAACGCCAGCCTGGTAATTCCCGTGACCCGGGGAATCGGGCGGGTCTGCCGTTTTCTCAAGCGTCCGGTACCTGCAACGTATATGCCCTTTGATTTTATCATCAAACTCCTCGGCTGCCTGGAACGTTATGGAAAATCCGTCTATCTGCTGGGATCCACCCATGCGAACATCCAGGTATCCACATCGAACCTGCGCACCTCTTTTCCCGGCATTAATATCGTCGGCCGCTGCTCGGGGTACTACAAACGCCCGGTGGAAGAGAACATTCTTCTGGCAATAAGAAAAGCATCTCCATCTCTGCTTCTGGTGGGACGCGGCGTTAAAAATCGTGAAAAGTGGCTCCTGGAAAACCGGAGCAGGCTTTCCGACGGAATGTACATCTACTGCGGTGACTGCTTTGATATCTTTGCCGGTAAAAAGAAGAGAATCCCCAGGGACTCCTGGGAGAAAGGGCGCTACCTGCTGCCGCTGCTCATTAAACGTCCATGGCGGACGCTACGGATCTTCGGATACCTCTTATTCAGCCTTGCGATGCTTTCAGCCCGTATCAGGAAAGCTTAA